AGGCGATTGGAGAGAGAAAGAGCATCCCCGGATGCTCTACTCTCTTCTCTCACAAAACAGCGGCATGTCGCAAAACGCCGTGACATCAAAGACGCCCCGTTCAGTGACCCGAAGCTCGGGGATGACGGTCAGGGCGAGGAACGAGAGGTACATGAAGGGATTCTGGATCGCGCCGAGCCGCCGGGCGTGCTCCTCGAGGGGAAGGGAGGTCACCTCGCGCCCGCAAACGACCGCGAGCCCTCCGCCGAGCCGGACCACCTCGCCGATTGCCCGGACGATATCGGCGTCACCGACCCCGACGGCGACGATGTTGTGGGAGTCGTGGGAGACCGAGCCCGCGATCGCCCCGGCCTTGAGGCCGAAGCCGTGGACGAGCCCGACGCCGGAGCCGACCGCCCGGTAACGGTCGGTGACGACGGCTTTGAGGATGTCCCGGCCGGTGTCGGGGATGTTGGCGGCATCCACCGGGCAGCGCAGGGCGCGGGTCGTGATCTGGCCGGGCACGATCCCGATCACCCGCGCCTCCCCACTGCCGGCGATCCGGATATCGAGCGGCTCCGGCACGCGGGCGTGCAGGGGGGCCGCAGGGCAGGCAGGCTCGCGGTAGCCGGCATCGACAACCTCGACGCCGCGCTTGAACGTCCGGAGAACGTGGAAAGAGTCGAGGTCGTCGACGGCGCAGAAGTCGGCAAGTCTTCCCGGGACAAGGGCGCCCCGGTCACGGAGCCCGAACCGCTCGGCGGCCGAGAGCGTGGCCATCCGGAGCGCCAGTTCGACCCTGAGGCCGGAAGCGACCGCTTTTTTGATACAGTCGTCGATATGCCCCTCGCCGGCGAGCATATCGGCATGCCGGTCGTCGGTGGCAAAGCAGCACCGCGGCGCCGTGCAGGCATCCACAAGCGGCAGGAGGTCCTTGAGGTTCTTCTCCGTCGAGCCCTCGCGGATCATGATATACATCCCGCGGAGGAGCTTCTCCCGCGCTTCCTCAAGCGTCGTGCATTCGTGGTCGCTCTGCGCCCCCGCATAGACGTAGGCGTTCAGGTCCTTCCCGGAGAGGAACGGCGAATGGCCATCGACGACCTCGAAGAGGTCCATCTTCGCCCGGAGATCCGGATCGCCGGAGAGGACGCCGGGGACGTTCATCACCTCCCCAAGCCCGATGACCCCCTCGTGCCCCCGGAACCGGGCGAGGTCTTCTGCCGTGAGCACCGCGCCGCCCGCATCAAGGGGCGTTGCCGGGACGCAGGAGGGGAGCATGACGAGAATATCGAGCGGCGTCCGCGCTCCCTCGGCAAGCATATACTCGATCCCCGGCGCCCCGCAGACGTTCGCTATCTCGTGGGGGTCGGCGACCACGGTCGTCGTGCCGCGGGCGAGGACGAGCCGGGCATACTCCGCCGGTGCGAGGAGAGAACTCTCGATATGGACATGGGCGTCGATCAGGCCGGGCACCACATAGGTCCCTGCAAGGTCGTACTCCCGCCTCCCCTCGTACTCGCCGAGGCCGACGACGTAGCCGTCCTTCACCGCGAAGTCCGTGCGCTCCCAGGTGCACGTGAACGGGTTAAAGACCTTACCGCCGAGAAAGACCGTATCCGCCGGTTCAAGCCCCCTCGCCGCCGCGAGCCCGGCAGGCGTTATCAGGGTGCCACCTCCAGGTCGCGGATGACGGATGTCCTCCGCTCCTGACCGACGAATATGGTCAGAAAAGCCCTGTATGACCCGGGCTCGAGGTCGACCGCGACCGTATACTCGTTCTGCCCCCGGTCGAGGTTGATGTAGCGGGCCTCCGAGAAGACCTCGTGCTGTTCGAACGCGCCCACCTCCATGATCGTCACCTGGAGCACAGCCTTCTCAACGGGCTCTCCGGTATTCTCCACGTGGATACGGAGGGCGCCGTCGCTGTAGGTCACCTCCTCAAACGCAGTGGAGACACACCCGGCAGCCCCGGCGAGGACGGCAAGGGCAAGTATAAGAAAACCCATGTACCTGGACATCCGCTCATAGCACCGGAGGCAGGGCGCCGCACCGGCACAGCGGGGGCCGCGGGAACCTTCCGGCACTATATTCACCTCTAATTATTCACAATTTCGGCTGAAATTATTAAAATATTTTGAAAAAAACGGACGCTGCAAATGTTTCCGATCCCCGAGCGCCCCCGGGAACGGATCGGGTCCGGCCCGTGCCGGAAGGTGCAGCACCCGGCGCACCCCGCGCTGCTGAGACCGGAACCGGCGGTCCACAACTGCGGGAACGGGGCAGATGTCACGCCGCAAAAACCCCTAAAAGCCATACCCTTGACGTAAAATCTGAAAACCGGCCAATCCCCCGTATCCCTATCCCTGGTAACATTTAAAATATGGCAAGTAATATAATTATATTCAGATGCATAAGGGCGACCGGGACTCCCGTTTCTACAGGATATTCCAGGAACTCCAGGAGCAAGGGCTGATCAGCCGCAAAAGAAGACTGGTGCAGTGCCGCTTCACCCTCTCCATACGGGCGTACCCGGCACTCAACTCCATCCGCTACCGGCGGACATTCTACGACAGGCACCTTGCAGGAGCAAACGACGACACGCTCCGGTTCGTCCTGCTCCACGAAGAGGGGCATATCAGGAAAGGCTCCTCGCTCACCTCCGCCCTCCCTGGCCTCCCGGTTCTCCCGTGCCTCGCCCTCCTCCACCCCCCTATCGAGTCGCTGCCTGCAATTGGCCTCTCGCTCCTGCAGACCACGGGCGGCCTGCTCGCTGCAAAGCTCGGCCTCATCGTCCTCCTCGTCCTGACGGCCTTCGTTGCCTACCGGGCGTACTACCGTCGCATGTGCGACGAGGAGTTCATAGCCGACCGGTATGCAGCAGAGGCGATGAGGCGATGCTACCGGATCAGGGATCCTGCGGCCCTCCTCCAGAACCTCTTCGCGGGCCTGCCGGGCAGGGCGCCATCCTCGTGCCGCAGGAAGACCGGAGGCCTCCTGCAGGCCATCCGCGGGCTCTCTGGCTCCGAACCCGACTACCACCCCCCCATCGCCGAGCGCGTACGGAAAGTCCGCGACGGGAACTCCGTCGAGGGCCGCACGGCAACCTGTTTTTCTCGCTGAAGACCCACAACACCACCCGATCCGGGGCCCGGACCAATGATGGGCCAGAACCCGCCCCGGACCACCCCCTGCGCTCACGAAAGCAACACCGCGGATACATGCCCGATCCTCTATTCAGGAAACATATTTTCCTGGAATAAAAAATACCGGCCACAGATCGACGGCATAATAAAATAGGTTTAATAATCCCTATTGCAAAGAAGGTATTGAGGGGTGCTGGATATCACTATTGTAGCGTTTGCCCACCATAAGGGTGGCACCGGAAAGACGACATCGTGCCTCAACATAGCAGGCTATCTCCAGAAAGACGGGAAGCGCGTACTGGTCGTAGACTGCGACCCGCAGGCCAATGCCACCACGGGACTTGGAGTCAACCCCGCGACTATCGAGCTGAGCATGTATGATGTCTTTATGAGCGTCTTCGAAGGTTTTCCCGACATCGTGATCAACGATGTGATTGTGCCCACGGCCTCAGGGATCGATCTCGCTCCGGCGACCCTGGACCTCGTGGGGGTCGAGCCCTACCTTTACAGCATCGAGGACAGGGCGGGACTGCTCAGAGAGGCGCTCGCCCGGGTGAGGGACAACTACGACTTCATCCTGATCGATACGCCCCCCAGCATGGGCCAGTTCGTCATCAACGGTCTTGTCGCAGCGGACCATACCATCGTCACCCTCGATCCCGGCACCTTCGCCCTGAGAGGCATGGAGGCCCTCTCGACAGTCTTCTGCGATATCAGGGAACTGCTCGGCGAGGACGTCACTGCGGACTTTGCCATCCTGACCCGCTGGAAGGGCCCCAGCGACCAGGGGGCCGGCACCGGCGGTCTTGCGCTCTTCCTGAAACGGATCTTTTCCGGCCCGACGCCTCAAGAGGAGAAGGAGAAAGAGCGGTTGAAGGCGTTCGAATCCGAGGTCAGAAAGGCCTTCAGGCAGGTCTACGCAGTCCCATATTCACCTGCCATCTACGAGACACAACAACAGGGGCTTCCCATCTCCCATTATGCGCCGGAGAGCGATGCAGGCAGGGAGTACCGTGCGATAACGACTGCGCTTCGGGAACTCGACGAGAGACATGACGAGGATGTGTAATCGATGATAGACAAACCAGGAAGAAAAGCACTATTTACCGGTCCGGTGGTGCCGGGCACGGCAGGACAGGGACAGACATCAGTGGTACTGCCCGAGACGATCGAGGCCGCACTCCATGCAGGGCTTGGCGGCGACGACTCGGCAAGGATCGACCTTGCCGGCGTTCCCGAGGAGTTCCGGCCCCTGGCCGTCTCGATCAACGCGCTGCTTGAGAAGAATCTGGAAGAGAAACAGGAGTTCAAAAAGCAGCTGGAGGCGGCAGGAACCACCCACCATCGGTCCGAGACCATCATACGGGAGAATCCGATGCCTATCCTGGTTGTAGACCCGTATCTCACGATTACGGTCGCGAACAATGCGTATGCAGAGATGAGTGGGATCCCCCGGGACCAGGCGGCGGGCAGAAGACTCTCGGAGTTCAGGGTACTATCGCAGAAGGGCACCGGCCTCCGTAAGGTGCTCGATGAGAAGAAGCGGGTGGAGGGCGAGATTGTCGTCGAACTCCCCTCGGGGGTCCACACACTCGAGCAGTACGGCATTCCGCTCATCAATGAGAAGGGTGTGATGGAGAACATCCTCATCGTCTACAACGATGTGACCGAGAAACGGCGAGAAGAGGAAGAGAACCAGCGGATGCAACACCGGATCGACACGATGATCAAGCAGAACCCGCTTGCGATCGCGACTCTCCGTGCCGACAAGAGCCGGCTCGACATCAACGACGAGTATGCCCGCATGTGGCGGGGCACCCGCGAGGAGACCCTCGCGAAGAAACTCTACGACTACGACATCACGGTCATCGGTGGCGAGCATTTCTACGCCTGTTACGAGACGAAGAAGCGGGCCAGAACCGACGTCATGGTCAAATGGCCCGACGGCGTGAAGAAGTATCTCACCCTCAACGCCATCCCGATCATCAATTCAAAGGGCGAGATCGAGATGGCCTTCTACGTCTGGAACGACTGGACCGACCTCCAGGAAAAGAAGGAAGAGGCCGAGAAGGTCGAGCACCGTGTGGAGACGATGATCAAGCAGAACCCGCTTGCTATCGCGACTCTCCGTGCCGACAAGAGCCGGCTCGACATCAACGACGAGTATGCCCGCATGTGGCGGGGCACCCGCGAAGAGACCCTCGCGAAGAAACTCTACGACTACGACATCACCGTCCTTGACGGCGAGCACTTCTACGCCTGTTACGAGACGAA
This portion of the Methanoculleus caldifontis genome encodes:
- a CDS encoding adenine deaminase; the protein is MKDGYVVGLGEYEGRREYDLAGTYVVPGLIDAHVHIESSLLAPAEYARLVLARGTTTVVADPHEIANVCGAPGIEYMLAEGARTPLDILVMLPSCVPATPLDAGGAVLTAEDLARFRGHEGVIGLGEVMNVPGVLSGDPDLRAKMDLFEVVDGHSPFLSGKDLNAYVYAGAQSDHECTTLEEAREKLLRGMYIMIREGSTEKNLKDLLPLVDACTAPRCCFATDDRHADMLAGEGHIDDCIKKAVASGLRVELALRMATLSAAERFGLRDRGALVPGRLADFCAVDDLDSFHVLRTFKRGVEVVDAGYREPACPAAPLHARVPEPLDIRIAGSGEARVIGIVPGQITTRALRCPVDAANIPDTGRDILKAVVTDRYRAVGSGVGLVHGFGLKAGAIAGSVSHDSHNIVAVGVGDADIVRAIGEVVRLGGGLAVVCGREVTSLPLEEHARRLGAIQNPFMYLSFLALTVIPELRVTERGVFDVTAFCDMPLFCERRE
- a CDS encoding M48 family metalloprotease — translated: MHKGDRDSRFYRIFQELQEQGLISRKRRLVQCRFTLSIRAYPALNSIRYRRTFYDRHLAGANDDTLRFVLLHEEGHIRKGSSLTSALPGLPVLPCLALLHPPIESLPAIGLSLLQTTGGLLAAKLGLIVLLVLTAFVAYRAYYRRMCDEEFIADRYAAEAMRRCYRIRDPAALLQNLFAGLPGRAPSSCRRKTGGLLQAIRGLSGSEPDYHPPIAERVRKVRDGNSVEGRTATCFSR
- a CDS encoding ParA family protein; translated protein: MLDITIVAFAHHKGGTGKTTSCLNIAGYLQKDGKRVLVVDCDPQANATTGLGVNPATIELSMYDVFMSVFEGFPDIVINDVIVPTASGIDLAPATLDLVGVEPYLYSIEDRAGLLREALARVRDNYDFILIDTPPSMGQFVINGLVAADHTIVTLDPGTFALRGMEALSTVFCDIRELLGEDVTADFAILTRWKGPSDQGAGTGGLALFLKRIFSGPTPQEEKEKERLKAFESEVRKAFRQVYAVPYSPAIYETQQQGLPISHYAPESDAGREYRAITTALRELDERHDEDV